In a single window of the Olivibacter sp. SDN3 genome:
- a CDS encoding MFS transporter: MDFTLRFQLSLMMFLEYFIKGAWFVTLGTYLATNLKATGLETANIFSTQSLGAVIAPFFIGLIADRYINAEKLLGVLHLFGAFLLYMMYSSTSAASFYPYVLVYFIAYMSSLAISNAISFRHLPDAKKQFPTIRVWGTIGWITSGVAISYIFHWDQQEAIAMGALGNTFLLGTLFSLLLGIFSFTLPATPPIKHITASKNITTLLGLDALRLLRRRDFFIFIITAILICIPLSFYYQNANPFLTAIGLPNPTAKMALGQFSEALCLLLVPLFFRKLGYKKMIIIGITAWVIRYLLFAYGDADSLAFMLILGIILHGVCYDFLFVVGQIYTDTIAGEQYKSSAQGLVTVAMYGVGMLIGFWIAGYIGEYLKAKDVTNYWWQLWMYPATIAAAVLVVFIVLFKGKTAGNESSSLPG, translated from the coding sequence ATGGATTTTACGTTACGCTTTCAACTGTCTTTGATGATGTTTTTGGAATATTTCATCAAAGGCGCATGGTTTGTCACACTTGGAACTTACCTTGCAACTAACTTAAAGGCTACTGGGCTCGAAACTGCTAATATTTTTTCGACGCAGTCTTTAGGAGCAGTAATTGCTCCTTTTTTTATCGGTCTTATAGCAGATAGATATATCAATGCTGAAAAATTATTGGGTGTATTGCATCTTTTTGGAGCTTTTTTACTGTATATGATGTACAGCTCTACGAGCGCAGCAAGTTTTTATCCTTATGTACTGGTTTACTTTATTGCATATATGTCGTCGTTGGCCATAAGCAATGCGATTTCATTCAGGCATTTACCTGATGCTAAGAAACAATTTCCGACTATTCGTGTCTGGGGAACTATCGGGTGGATTACTTCAGGCGTAGCGATTAGTTATATTTTCCATTGGGATCAACAGGAGGCGATCGCAATGGGTGCGCTTGGAAACACTTTCCTTTTGGGAACACTCTTTTCCTTATTGTTGGGAATATTTAGCTTTACACTTCCCGCAACACCTCCTATTAAGCATATAACAGCATCAAAGAATATTACTACGTTGCTTGGGCTGGATGCGCTCCGTCTATTGAGGAGAAGAGATTTTTTTATATTTATCATAACAGCGATCTTAATCTGTATTCCTTTGTCTTTCTACTATCAAAATGCTAATCCATTTTTAACCGCTATTGGGTTACCAAATCCAACAGCTAAAATGGCACTGGGCCAGTTTTCCGAGGCATTGTGTTTGTTATTGGTGCCCCTTTTCTTTCGTAAATTGGGATATAAGAAAATGATTATAATCGGTATCACTGCTTGGGTCATCAGATACTTGCTATTTGCTTATGGCGATGCAGATAGTTTAGCATTTATGCTTATATTAGGGATAATTCTTCATGGTGTTTGTTATGACTTCCTGTTTGTAGTAGGGCAAATCTATACCGATACAATAGCTGGTGAACAATATAAATCTTCCGCGCAGGGTTTAGTTACGGTCGCCATGTACGGTGTAGGGATGTTGATAGGTTTCTGGATTGCAGGCTATATTGGTGAGTACTTGAAAGCAAAGGACGTAACGAATTATTGGTGGCAGTTATGGATGTACCCGGCAACGATAGCCGCTGCTGTATTAGTTGTTTTTATAGTCTTGTTTAAAGGTAAAACTGCCGGAAATGAATCCAGCTCTTTACCTGGATAA
- a CDS encoding RagB/SusD family nutrient uptake outer membrane protein: protein MKTQYGILWFISIILLVSCGKDFLSKQPQGEVDLSTLENEAGINALLVGAYALLDGNGTMGAYPANLIWGSLRGDELHKGCDPGCGVEMAELERQEPQSANIYLLEKWEGLYHAIGRCNDALSLIKIVEEIDDETRNELTAEARFLRGHYHFEAKRLWNNVPYVGEDLENHNVPNDRDIWPDILADFEYAAEYLPQTQSQPGRATKGAAEAYLAKSYMYLKDYERAKPLLETVITARGYSLAPLYWQNFNAAFKNNSEAIFQVQMSVNDGANGANGNRGNWGTGVYNAGPDAPNSLGYFQPSQDLVNAFRTENGLPLLNEYYLEGVKSDLGLSSSQPFEPHTGSLDPRLDWAVARRGIPYLGWGNFPGQNWIRDQSHGGPYMTKKYTYTKDQNGEYSEGANSRDNAVNINVIRLADVVLMAAECEVEIGTLEQARTYVNMIRERAANSEGFVKMDDGSNAANYEISLYETPWTDQEMARNAVYFERRLELALEGHRAFDLVRWDIADQTINRYIERESSITGYLSGGSFSTGINEYMPIPLNEIFLSSEDGVETLKQNPGYR from the coding sequence ATGAAAACACAATATGGTATATTATGGTTCATAAGCATTATTTTACTAGTGTCTTGTGGCAAGGATTTTCTTAGCAAGCAACCACAGGGAGAAGTCGACCTTTCAACTCTTGAAAATGAAGCGGGTATTAACGCACTATTGGTTGGTGCCTATGCGTTGCTGGATGGTAATGGTACCATGGGTGCATATCCCGCTAATTTAATATGGGGAAGTTTACGGGGAGATGAACTACACAAAGGTTGCGATCCAGGCTGCGGTGTTGAGATGGCCGAATTAGAACGTCAGGAACCTCAGTCAGCTAATATCTATTTATTGGAGAAATGGGAAGGTCTATATCACGCTATTGGCAGGTGCAATGACGCGTTATCACTCATTAAAATAGTTGAAGAAATAGACGACGAAACGAGAAATGAGTTGACTGCTGAGGCGCGGTTCTTAAGAGGACACTATCATTTTGAAGCGAAGCGACTATGGAATAATGTGCCTTATGTAGGTGAGGATCTGGAAAATCACAATGTGCCCAATGACCGGGATATATGGCCGGATATTCTTGCAGATTTTGAATATGCAGCAGAATACCTTCCACAAACACAATCTCAACCCGGAAGAGCTACCAAAGGTGCAGCAGAAGCTTATCTTGCTAAATCATATATGTATTTAAAAGATTATGAACGCGCTAAACCGCTATTAGAAACGGTCATAACTGCGCGCGGTTATAGCTTGGCTCCACTATATTGGCAAAATTTTAATGCTGCCTTTAAAAATAATTCTGAAGCGATTTTCCAAGTTCAGATGTCGGTAAATGATGGAGCGAACGGCGCAAATGGTAATAGGGGGAATTGGGGCACTGGTGTATACAACGCAGGGCCAGACGCACCTAACTCTTTGGGCTATTTTCAGCCCTCGCAGGATTTAGTTAATGCCTTTAGAACGGAAAATGGACTTCCTTTATTAAATGAGTATTATTTAGAAGGGGTCAAAAGCGATTTGGGACTTTCGTCAAGCCAACCTTTTGAACCTCATACTGGGTCCTTAGATCCCAGACTAGATTGGGCCGTAGCACGTAGAGGAATACCTTATTTGGGCTGGGGAAATTTTCCTGGTCAAAACTGGATCAGAGATCAGTCGCATGGTGGGCCATATATGACAAAAAAATATACCTATACTAAAGATCAGAATGGCGAATATTCTGAAGGCGCAAATTCAAGAGATAATGCCGTGAATATTAATGTTATTCGCCTAGCAGATGTCGTGCTGATGGCCGCAGAGTGTGAAGTAGAAATCGGTACGCTTGAACAGGCCCGGACATATGTGAATATGATTCGAGAAAGAGCAGCTAATAGCGAAGGTTTTGTAAAGATGGACGATGGCAGCAATGCCGCGAATTATGAAATTTCTTTATATGAAACTCCGTGGACCGATCAAGAAATGGCCCGAAATGCGGTCTATTTTGAAAGGAGACTAGAACTTGCACTTGAAGGCCATCGTGCATTTGATTTAGTTAGATGGGACATTGCGGACCAAACCATTAATCGATATATTGAGCGGGAAAGTAGTATTACTGGCTATTTATCAGGTGGAAGTTTTAGTACGGGCATTAATGAATATATGCCTATACCATTGAATGAAATTTTTCTAAGCAGTGAAGACGGTGTCGAGACGTTAAAGCAAAATCCAGGCTATAGGTAA
- a CDS encoding MFS transporter: protein MEKTSPSSFNSYQILVIAILAVTQFTVILDFMVMSPMGDLMIKSMDMDAKAFGLAVSAYAFSAGASGLLTAGFADKFDRKRLLLFFYVGFIIGTFLCGLANSLVTLIAARIITGLFGGVIGSISMAIITDLFSLAQRGRVMGFVQMGFGASQVLGIPIGLYIANKWGWEAPFLMIATASIFIALIIALRLKPIKQHLGMQQQQKAISHLWHTLKNKHYKVGFAATAFLSIGGFMMMPYSTVFAVNNLGVDHEQLPLLFMVSGVCALITMPIVGQLSDKVSKFKLFAIASIWLMMICVIYTNLSITPFWLVISLNILMMISIMGRMVPSSALTSAVPQKQDRGAFMSINASLQQIAGGIGAVISGLIVYQQDKTTPLMHYNYVGYTVVAITIISILMVRRVDGLIKAQSVAIDDNLPRTSS, encoded by the coding sequence ATGGAAAAGACTTCCCCCTCCTCTTTCAATAGTTACCAGATACTAGTCATAGCTATATTAGCCGTCACGCAGTTCACGGTAATTCTGGATTTCATGGTCATGTCGCCCATGGGGGATCTGATGATCAAGTCGATGGACATGGACGCAAAAGCATTTGGTTTAGCGGTATCTGCGTATGCGTTTAGCGCTGGAGCCTCAGGATTGTTGACAGCCGGTTTTGCTGACAAGTTCGATCGTAAAAGACTGCTGTTATTCTTTTATGTCGGCTTCATTATTGGCACCTTTCTATGTGGCTTAGCAAACAGTTTGGTAACATTAATTGCTGCGCGCATCATTACAGGACTTTTTGGTGGCGTTATTGGATCTATTTCTATGGCAATTATCACCGACCTATTTTCACTTGCGCAGCGAGGTCGTGTTATGGGCTTTGTACAAATGGGCTTCGGTGCGAGTCAGGTTCTCGGAATACCTATCGGTTTGTACATAGCTAATAAATGGGGATGGGAAGCGCCATTCCTAATGATTGCCACAGCTTCTATTTTTATCGCATTAATCATTGCCCTGCGCTTAAAACCTATTAAACAGCATCTTGGTATGCAACAGCAGCAAAAAGCCATTAGCCACTTGTGGCATACATTAAAGAACAAACATTACAAGGTTGGCTTCGCTGCAACAGCATTCCTTTCCATCGGTGGATTTATGATGATGCCCTACTCAACGGTATTTGCTGTAAACAACTTGGGTGTAGATCACGAGCAACTACCTCTTTTATTTATGGTGTCTGGTGTTTGTGCCTTAATTACTATGCCAATTGTAGGACAGTTAAGTGACAAAGTGAGCAAGTTCAAACTTTTTGCAATAGCCAGTATATGGCTTATGATGATTTGTGTAATATACACCAATCTGTCAATTACTCCTTTTTGGCTGGTCATTTCACTCAATATCTTGATGATGATTTCTATTATGGGAAGAATGGTACCTTCTTCGGCTTTAACGAGTGCCGTTCCACAAAAACAAGATCGAGGGGCTTTTATGAGTATTAATGCTTCTCTACAACAGATAGCTGGTGGTATTGGAGCGGTGATATCCGGTTTGATCGTTTATCAACAAGACAAAACAACTCCTTTGATGCATTATAATTACGTGGGATATACGGTGGTGGCCATAACCATTATTAGTATCTTGATGGTAAGACGAGTGGATGGTTTGATTAAAGCACAGTCTGTAGCTATAGATGATAATCTGCCTCGAACATCTAGTTAA
- the bla gene encoding subclass B1 metallo-beta-lactamase — protein MKKILFLLVVGSIFCGCNFSKVKEEGEQYVSDNLVIDKISDHVYTHMSFFNSESFGKVACNGMIVLDDGQALVFDTPADNEASEELINWVKGSLKAEIKSVVATHFHDDCLGGLQAFHSHGVPSYANQRTIDLAKEQEIVLPQNSFEEFLELNVGDEKVNVEFLGEGHTRDNIIGYFPTEKIMFGGCLIKEINATKGNLEDANVEEWAKTVKKVKAKYPETSVVVPGHGKLGGAELLDYTISLFE, from the coding sequence ATGAAGAAGATTTTGTTCTTATTAGTTGTCGGAAGTATTTTTTGTGGTTGTAACTTTTCAAAAGTTAAGGAAGAAGGTGAGCAATATGTGTCAGACAATTTAGTCATTGATAAAATTTCAGATCATGTTTACACACATATGTCTTTCTTTAACTCCGAAAGCTTTGGGAAAGTTGCCTGCAATGGAATGATCGTTTTAGACGATGGTCAAGCACTAGTTTTTGATACACCAGCAGATAATGAAGCTTCGGAAGAATTAATAAATTGGGTGAAAGGATCACTGAAAGCGGAGATAAAATCGGTTGTTGCAACGCATTTTCATGACGATTGCTTAGGTGGCTTACAGGCCTTTCATAGTCATGGCGTTCCTTCCTATGCAAATCAACGTACTATAGACTTGGCAAAAGAGCAGGAAATAGTTCTGCCACAAAATAGCTTCGAAGAGTTTCTCGAACTGAATGTAGGCGATGAAAAGGTGAACGTAGAATTTCTTGGGGAAGGACATACGAGAGACAATATAATAGGCTATTTTCCAACAGAAAAAATCATGTTTGGTGGTTGTTTGATAAAGGAGATAAATGCAACCAAGGGAAATTTAGAAGATGCTAATGTGGAAGAATGGGCGAAAACAGTCAAAAAGGTGAAAGCAAAGTATCCTGAAACATCAGTAGTTGTTCCTGGGCATGGAAAATTGGGAGGGGCGGAACTGCTCGACTATACAATAAGTCTATTTGAATGA
- a CDS encoding multidrug efflux SMR transporter, whose protein sequence is MKKFLFLAIAIVLETIATSAMKSSDQFSKWLPTAVTLAGYIGAFYFLSLTLKSIPIGVAHALWSGIGIVLITVVGIFLYKQVPDFPAVIGQVLIIVGVIVINLFSKTSIH, encoded by the coding sequence ATGAAAAAATTTCTTTTTCTTGCGATTGCCATAGTGTTGGAAACTATAGCGACCTCGGCAATGAAAAGTTCAGATCAATTTAGTAAATGGCTGCCTACAGCAGTAACTCTTGCAGGATATATTGGAGCATTTTATTTTTTGAGCTTAACGCTTAAATCTATTCCAATCGGCGTTGCGCATGCGTTATGGTCAGGTATAGGGATAGTTTTAATAACGGTGGTTGGCATTTTCCTTTATAAGCAAGTCCCAGATTTTCCCGCTGTTATTGGACAGGTATTGATTATTGTAGGTGTAATTGTTATTAATCTATTTTCAAAAACATCCATTCATTAA
- a CDS encoding Crp/Fnr family transcriptional regulator, translated as MNPLINELEKFGHIAESVKKVITSRTKIIQKSKGGYLLKAGQILGNLFVIDTGLVRAFYIQTDKEINTWFGLEHTLLGSTLPLYLNKPATEYIQCLEDSTIYPLTTTDLLKIYSDFPEMNSIGRKTAESYCVFLEERIAALQTLTAIEKYKRLLGDYPDLVMRVSLGHIASFLGVTQETLSRIRKE; from the coding sequence ATGAATCCACTAATTAATGAATTGGAAAAATTTGGTCATATAGCAGAAAGCGTCAAGAAAGTTATAACCAGCAGAACCAAAATTATTCAGAAGTCCAAGGGAGGCTATTTATTAAAAGCCGGACAAATACTTGGTAACCTGTTTGTAATTGATACGGGGTTAGTGAGGGCTTTTTATATACAGACTGATAAAGAAATCAATACTTGGTTTGGTCTTGAACACACCCTTTTAGGGTCTACATTGCCGTTATACCTTAATAAACCAGCAACAGAATACATTCAATGTTTAGAAGACTCGACAATCTACCCTTTAACAACTACAGATCTACTTAAAATCTATAGTGATTTTCCTGAGATGAACAGTATAGGGCGAAAAACTGCGGAATCTTACTGTGTATTTTTAGAAGAGCGTATAGCTGCGTTGCAGACCTTAACCGCCATAGAAAAATATAAAAGACTGCTGGGAGACTACCCTGATTTAGTTATGCGGGTCTCACTAGGACACATTGCTTCTTTTCTGGGAGTGACTCAAGAGACCTTAAGTCGAATAAGAAAAGAGTAA
- a CDS encoding TonB-dependent receptor, translated as MKSYKFKAIAFLFAVLSALSARGQNVREVTGIVLDSLTQTPIHGVNITAKPGGQHINTSADGTFQITINIEDVLVFTSIGYIPLELKTSEDTLKVLLAQDFQSLNEVVVTGYGTQQRKDITGAITSVAAEDLKAVPAPNLGQALQGRAAGVTVVNDGRPGGNQTVRIRGFGTINNSNPLYVIDGVPTKQNLNSINPNDIETIQILKDAAAASVYGSRASNGVVVITTKQGRSGKPRLAVESFYGIQSAGKMPEMVTPIQAAEIEWALQRNSGLTPSHPQYGNGTNPVLPDYTWPAGAMDGDPRADPALYSYNPLMVTSQDNPITRANKMGTDWFDEIFQSAPIQSYQVTATGGTDLSKYVFSTGYFGQDGLLKYTGFNRYSIRANTEFGFLDNKLKIGENLQFAYTENRGVTGYQSQTNPLTMAFRLPRIIPAYDINGNFAGSRAAGLGNSYNPLAQLSRGQDNRAKESRVFGNMFAEINILEGLKARSNFGLDYAYNSGHSFDFVQVEASEPGLRNGLSEYAESTLNWTWTNTLSYSKTFNESHLLNVLGGTEAIQDNFRRISGGRENYFTLDPNYRYLSAGETNIVNSGTGAQWGLFSIFGKIDYSYKSKYLASATLRRDGSSRFGENNQYGFFPAVGLGWVISEEDMLRNSTFVNNLKLRGGVGKTGNQEIGNYAAFSTYTTAPGTTSYDLAGTSGSLINGFAIAALGNPDLRWETSISTNLGLDVAVMDNRLDMTIDIYRNVTKDMLYRTPLPSTAGGAAPPFQNIGEMVNKGIDIMLNYQGTIGGDLQYAVGGNFSLYRNEVLKIDDNDNTFIAGGDTRPGFFTRIQKGHPVSAFYTYQTDGFFQNQEEVEAHASQERKAVGAFRIKDINGDGIIDANDQTWIGNPHPDFTYGLNLSLNYKNIDLVLFFQGSQGNDVVNTLKWFTDFDNFGGNRSVRMLDTWTETNRDATLPLLNRNRTQLDSRASDYYIEDGSYLRLKNVQLGVNLQPKFLERIKIQNCRIYLQGFNLLTFTKYSGIDPELFNSGLVDMGIDQGAYPVTRSVNLGINLSL; from the coding sequence ATGAAAAGTTATAAATTTAAGGCAATAGCATTTTTATTTGCGGTCTTATCTGCTTTAAGTGCCAGGGGGCAGAACGTGAGAGAGGTTACTGGAATAGTGCTCGACAGTTTAACCCAAACGCCTATTCATGGAGTCAATATTACTGCAAAACCTGGTGGACAGCATATTAACACGTCTGCCGATGGAACGTTTCAAATAACCATTAACATAGAAGATGTCTTAGTGTTTACCTCGATAGGATACATTCCTCTTGAGCTGAAGACTTCGGAAGACACGTTAAAAGTCTTGTTAGCACAAGATTTTCAGTCGTTAAACGAAGTAGTTGTTACTGGATACGGTACGCAACAACGGAAGGATATAACAGGTGCTATCACCAGCGTTGCTGCCGAAGATTTGAAAGCCGTCCCTGCTCCTAATTTAGGACAAGCCCTTCAAGGCAGAGCTGCGGGAGTAACTGTAGTAAATGATGGGCGGCCCGGAGGTAATCAAACCGTACGGATTAGAGGCTTTGGGACCATAAATAATAGTAATCCCTTATATGTCATTGATGGAGTCCCCACAAAACAAAACCTGAATAGCATAAACCCGAACGATATTGAAACGATACAGATTTTAAAGGATGCAGCCGCAGCTTCAGTTTACGGTTCTAGAGCAAGTAATGGAGTGGTTGTAATCACAACGAAACAAGGGCGATCTGGAAAACCAAGGCTCGCTGTTGAAAGTTTTTACGGCATCCAATCTGCCGGCAAAATGCCAGAGATGGTAACGCCAATACAGGCGGCAGAGATAGAGTGGGCACTACAACGAAATTCTGGGCTCACACCGAGCCATCCACAGTATGGAAACGGAACCAACCCGGTATTGCCAGACTACACTTGGCCGGCGGGAGCAATGGATGGTGATCCTAGGGCAGATCCAGCTTTATATAGTTATAATCCGCTGATGGTTACCAGCCAAGATAATCCCATAACTCGAGCAAATAAAATGGGTACCGATTGGTTTGATGAAATCTTTCAGTCAGCACCTATTCAGAGTTATCAGGTAACGGCGACCGGCGGTACCGATCTCAGTAAATACGTGTTTTCTACCGGGTATTTCGGACAGGATGGCCTCTTAAAATATACCGGTTTTAATCGCTACAGCATCCGGGCAAACACAGAGTTTGGTTTTTTAGACAACAAACTGAAAATCGGTGAAAATTTGCAGTTCGCATATACGGAGAATCGGGGAGTGACGGGCTATCAGAGTCAAACCAATCCGTTAACAATGGCATTCAGGCTCCCCCGCATCATACCGGCTTATGATATTAACGGAAATTTTGCCGGCTCCCGTGCCGCTGGACTGGGAAACTCGTATAACCCATTAGCGCAATTAAGTAGAGGACAAGATAACAGGGCTAAGGAAAGTCGTGTTTTTGGAAACATGTTCGCGGAAATAAATATCCTTGAAGGGTTAAAGGCAAGAAGTAATTTTGGATTAGATTACGCCTATAATAGCGGGCATAGTTTTGATTTCGTCCAAGTTGAAGCTTCCGAACCAGGCTTGCGTAACGGACTGAGTGAATATGCCGAGAGTACGCTAAATTGGACATGGACGAATACCTTGAGCTATAGTAAAACATTTAATGAGTCTCATTTATTAAATGTGTTAGGGGGAACGGAGGCTATTCAGGATAATTTTAGGCGTATAAGTGGAGGTAGAGAAAATTACTTTACCCTAGACCCAAACTATCGTTATTTGAGTGCTGGTGAAACGAATATCGTTAATAGTGGTACCGGAGCACAATGGGGATTGTTCTCTATATTTGGAAAAATAGACTACAGCTATAAAAGTAAGTACTTAGCTAGCGCCACATTAAGAAGAGATGGTTCTTCACGTTTTGGAGAAAATAATCAATACGGTTTTTTTCCGGCAGTAGGATTAGGGTGGGTTATTTCGGAGGAAGATATGCTCCGTAATTCAACTTTCGTCAATAATCTTAAACTCCGAGGTGGGGTTGGTAAAACAGGTAATCAGGAAATTGGCAACTATGCTGCGTTTAGTACCTATACTACAGCTCCTGGCACTACTTCGTATGATTTAGCGGGCACAAGCGGTAGTCTTATCAATGGCTTCGCAATAGCGGCTTTGGGTAATCCTGATTTGAGGTGGGAAACCTCTATTTCAACAAACTTAGGTTTAGATGTAGCGGTGATGGATAACCGCTTAGATATGACGATAGATATTTATCGGAATGTAACTAAAGATATGCTATATCGAACACCGCTGCCTTCAACTGCCGGGGGTGCCGCTCCCCCTTTTCAAAACATTGGAGAAATGGTTAATAAAGGGATAGATATCATGCTGAATTATCAAGGTACGATCGGGGGGGATCTGCAATATGCGGTTGGTGGCAATTTTTCGCTCTATCGGAATGAAGTGCTTAAGATCGATGATAATGATAATACTTTTATCGCTGGTGGTGATACCAGACCCGGTTTTTTTACCAGAATACAAAAAGGACATCCCGTATCTGCTTTTTATACCTATCAAACCGATGGTTTTTTCCAAAACCAGGAGGAAGTTGAAGCACATGCATCGCAGGAAAGGAAAGCGGTTGGCGCTTTTCGGATTAAAGATATCAATGGCGACGGAATCATTGATGCAAATGATCAGACGTGGATAGGTAATCCGCATCCTGATTTTACTTATGGATTGAATTTATCACTCAATTATAAAAATATAGATTTAGTGCTTTTCTTTCAGGGGTCGCAAGGTAATGATGTAGTTAATACATTGAAATGGTTTACTGATTTTGACAACTTTGGAGGAAATAGAAGTGTACGTATGTTGGACACCTGGACTGAAACAAATCGCGATGCCACCTTACCTCTGTTAAATCGAAATAGGACACAACTGGATTCTAGGGCATCTGATTATTATATCGAAGACGGTTCTTATCTGCGATTGAAAAATGTTCAGTTAGGCGTTAACCTGCAACCGAAATTTCTTGAAAGAATTAAGATTCAAAATTGTAGGATATACTTACAGGGATTTAATTTATTAACGTTTACGAAATATTCAGGTATAGATCCCGAATTGTTTAATAGTGGTTTGGTAGATATGGGCATCGATCAGGGCGCATATCCTGTAACAAGATCTGTTAATCTCGGTATTAATCTATCACTATAA
- a CDS encoding nuclear transport factor 2 family protein, producing the protein MTKEETMIREYIDAYNKFDIEKMLENLDENLRFENIANGVSNMILKNKKEFKAQAELVVSFFLERRQVISSISHRDNTYEVILDYYAKLAKDLPNGLKKNETINLQGKSIFKVSGNKIAAITDIS; encoded by the coding sequence ATGACAAAAGAAGAAACAATGATCAGGGAATATATCGACGCCTACAACAAGTTTGATATCGAAAAAATGCTCGAAAATCTCGATGAAAATTTGAGATTTGAAAATATTGCAAACGGCGTATCCAACATGATACTGAAAAATAAAAAGGAATTTAAGGCACAGGCTGAGCTTGTCGTAAGCTTCTTTTTAGAAAGAAGACAAGTAATAAGCAGTATATCACATAGAGATAACACGTATGAGGTAATATTGGACTATTATGCTAAACTTGCCAAAGATCTTCCCAATGGTCTAAAAAAAAACGAGACAATAAACCTTCAAGGAAAATCTATTTTTAAAGTTTCAGGTAACAAAATTGCTGCAATTACCGACATAAGTTAG
- a CDS encoding VOC family protein — protein MKNLIFPCLWFDGKAKEAATLYCSLFNNSSITTETEMVVNFKLNGQLFMGLNGGPQFKPTASISFFVTFENDHELERAWKGLADGGFVFMPLDKYDWSEKYGWVQDQFGISWQLSLGNIREIGQKLVPLLMFCGDYQGMAKDAIDHYVSIFDQSKVDMIATYKPEQVTLDATIVHARFYLGNNLLMAMDSNVPQPFTFNEGISLVVDCKTQEEIDHYWSKLSEGGEESMCGWLKDKFGVSWQIVPTVLHELMSDAQKAPKVMQAFMQMRKFDIEGLLRATKA, from the coding sequence ATGAAGAACTTAATTTTTCCATGTCTTTGGTTTGACGGTAAGGCAAAAGAAGCGGCAACCCTCTATTGTTCGCTTTTCAATAATTCGAGTATCACCACAGAGACCGAAATGGTCGTAAACTTTAAATTGAACGGACAGCTCTTTATGGGTCTGAATGGCGGCCCACAATTTAAACCAACTGCGTCAATATCATTTTTTGTTACGTTTGAAAATGATCATGAGCTTGAAAGAGCCTGGAAAGGTCTTGCAGACGGCGGCTTTGTTTTTATGCCATTAGATAAATATGATTGGAGTGAAAAGTATGGTTGGGTACAAGACCAATTCGGTATCTCTTGGCAATTAAGTTTAGGGAACATAAGGGAAATAGGACAAAAACTTGTTCCCCTACTAATGTTTTGTGGAGATTATCAAGGAATGGCGAAAGATGCGATAGATCATTACGTTTCAATCTTTGACCAGTCTAAAGTAGATATGATAGCTACGTATAAACCAGAACAGGTAACGCTCGATGCAACAATTGTACATGCTCGTTTTTATTTAGGGAATAATCTATTAATGGCGATGGATAGCAATGTACCGCAGCCGTTCACTTTTAACGAAGGTATATCGTTGGTTGTTGATTGCAAGACGCAGGAAGAAATTGATCATTATTGGAGTAAACTTAGCGAAGGTGGCGAGGAAAGTATGTGCGGCTGGCTCAAGGATAAATTTGGCGTATCATGGCAAATTGTACCTACCGTCTTGCATGAGCTCATGAGCGATGCCCAAAAAGCACCTAAAGTAATGCAGGCCTTTATGCAAATGAGGAAGTTTGACATAGAGGGTCTCTTAAGAGCGACAAAAGCATAA